In one window of Athene noctua chromosome 17, bAthNoc1.hap1.1, whole genome shotgun sequence DNA:
- the RANBP1 gene encoding ran-specific GTPase-activating protein isoform X2, translating to MADTKETHEEHDTSTENADDSNHDPQFEPIVSLPEQEIKTLEEDEEELFKMRAKLFRFASENDLPEWKERGTGDVKLLKHKEKGTIRLLMRRDKTLKICANHYITPLMELKPNAGSDRAWVWNTHADFADESPKPELLAIRFLNAENAQKFKAKFEECRNEVDKRAKKGTDKNDSADKVAEKLEELSVKEESKESEKKETKEKTEEKQ from the exons ATGGCGGACACCAAG gaAACACATGAGGAGCATGATACTTCTACTGAAAATGCAGATGATTCTAACCATGATCCTCAGTTTGAGCCCATAGTTTCCCTTCCTGAGCAAGAAATAAAAACTCtggaagaggatgaggaagaacTCTTTAAAAT GCGAGCAAAGCTATTCCGGTTTGCATCGGAGAATGACCTTCCAgaatggaaagagagaggaacTGGTGATGTAAAACTCCTAAAACACAAGGAGAAGGGAACAATTCGCCTCCTCATGAGGAGGGATAAAACCCTAAAAATCTGTGCAAACCATTATA TCACACCCTTAATGGAGCTGAAGCCGAATGCTGGGAGCGACAGGGCATGGGTCTGGAACACACATGCTGACTTTGCAGATGAAAGCCCCAAGCCTGAACTTCTGGCAATCCGGTTTTTAAATGCAGAGA aTGCACAGAAATTCAAGGCAAAATTTGAAGAATGCAGGAATGAAGTAGACAAGAGAGCAAAGAAAG GCACAGACAAAAATGATAGTGCTGATAAAGTTGCTGAAAAACTAGAAGAGCTTTCTGTAAAGGAAGAGAGCAAAGAGTCTGAGAAGAAAGAGACCAAggaaaaaactgaagaaaagcaatAA
- the RANBP1 gene encoding ran-specific GTPase-activating protein isoform X1, giving the protein MADTKETHEEHDTSTENADDSNHDPQFEPIVSLPEQEIKTLEEDEEELFKMRAKLFRFASENDLPEWKERGTGDVKLLKHKEKGTIRLLMRRDKTLKICANHYITPLMELKPNAGSDRAWVWNTHADFADESPKPELLAIRFLNAENAQKFKAKFEECRNEVDKRAKKAGTDKNDSADKVAEKLEELSVKEESKESEKKETKEKTEEKQ; this is encoded by the exons ATGGCGGACACCAAG gaAACACATGAGGAGCATGATACTTCTACTGAAAATGCAGATGATTCTAACCATGATCCTCAGTTTGAGCCCATAGTTTCCCTTCCTGAGCAAGAAATAAAAACTCtggaagaggatgaggaagaacTCTTTAAAAT GCGAGCAAAGCTATTCCGGTTTGCATCGGAGAATGACCTTCCAgaatggaaagagagaggaacTGGTGATGTAAAACTCCTAAAACACAAGGAGAAGGGAACAATTCGCCTCCTCATGAGGAGGGATAAAACCCTAAAAATCTGTGCAAACCATTATA TCACACCCTTAATGGAGCTGAAGCCGAATGCTGGGAGCGACAGGGCATGGGTCTGGAACACACATGCTGACTTTGCAGATGAAAGCCCCAAGCCTGAACTTCTGGCAATCCGGTTTTTAAATGCAGAGA aTGCACAGAAATTCAAGGCAAAATTTGAAGAATGCAGGAATGAAGTAGACAAGAGAGCAAAGAAAG CAGGCACAGACAAAAATGATAGTGCTGATAAAGTTGCTGAAAAACTAGAAGAGCTTTCTGTAAAGGAAGAGAGCAAAGAGTCTGAGAAGAAAGAGACCAAggaaaaaactgaagaaaagcaatAA